The genomic DNA TCAACAAGCAGGGTTTACGTCAAAGGAAATTCTCGCAAGAGAAAATGATTTGCGGCAGAACTCACTCAGTATGACGCGACAGAACTTGCAGGAGCACTTTGTTCTTGACCGCATCGCTGAGCAGGAAAACATTGAAGTGTCAGATGAAGATCTCGATATGGAAATCTTCAGCATGGCGATGCAAAAGGGTGAAAACCCACGTCGTGTCCGCGCCAGAATGATCAAAAACGGAACCATCGAAAACCTGGAAGCTCAGATTCGTGAGCGAAAAGCAGTCGATGTGATTCTGGATTCTGCAGAATTCACTGACATCGAGATGCCACCAACAGTTTCGAATAATATCGAAGCGCTCAATCGAAGTGTCTGCCGAACGACTTCACAGTCGGATATTGATGCAGATGCGGACGATGAAGAGGGTGACGAAGAGTAATACCTCATTGCTGCAAGCAGATTTCGGTTTTGCAGATGCGGGAATCAGGATTGAAGGTGCGAGCAAAACGGCTCGCACCTTTTTCTTTGCGCTGGAGAACCTCTCTCCTGTGACGGTTTTCGTCGACCAATGATCTCGCTATCGTTCTCAAAGGGGGGCAAGGCATTACGAGGATCACGTGTTGACTCTTCCGGAGGTGCTGTTTTGTTATTGCGGGGCGTGTCCTGTCCTGGTCTCTCAGGGTGCCTGTGAGTATTGATGCTGGCGAACTCAATTTGGCCACTTTTTATTTCTGGCTTCTTTGTTTCGGTACTCCAGTGGTGATGAACCTCTCGTTTGGAAACTTTCGCCTGAATAAATCGTAAGATTACTTTTTCGAGATCATTTCTTTCTACGGAAAGCTGACGACGTGGCAAACGTTCTGGATAAAATTGTTGAGTACAAACGGGGTGAAATCGCTGCCGCCAAGCTTCGACGATCTGTCGCCGACATTCAGGCAGAAATTGTCGATGCTCCTCAGGTTCGCTCATTCACTGAGGCCTTGAAGTTGCATCACCCAATGGGTTTGATCGCAGAAGTTAAGCGGGCATCTCCGTCAGCGGGTTTGATTCGTGAAGACTTTGATCCAGTCGAAATTGCGAGGATCTACGAGCAGAATGGAGCAGCCTGCATTAGCGTTTTGACAGACGAGCACTTCTTTCAAGGTTCGCTCGATTACCTTGAAGAGGTTCGCAAGCAAGCAGGAATCCCTGTTTTGCGTAAAGACTTTATTCTGGACCCATATCAGGTCTACGAAGCACGCGCAGCAGGGGCCGATGCGATTCTACTCATCGCTGAGTGCCTCGATGATCGTGAGTTGCTCGAGCTTTACACTCTCGCGGTTGACCTTCAAATGGAGGCGCTCGTTGAGGTTTATGAGCCTGCGAATGTCGAGCGTGTACTTCAGCTGAATCCTCCTCTGGTCGGTGTGAATAATCGCAATTTACAAACATTCGAAACTGACCTGAATCATACGATCTCGCTTCGAAAACAGATCCCGGACCATATTCTCTTAGTCGGAGAAAGTGGAATCCACACACGAGCAGATGTTTTGCGGCTTCAGGGCGGTGGGGCGCATGCGATTCTGGTTGGCGAATCCCTGATGCGTTCTGAAGACATCGGCTCGCGGGTCCGTGACATTCTTGGAGCATCCTCGACTTCTGAAAAGGAAGACTGATGACGACTGAATCAACAACTGTCGAACATGTGCTAGTGGTCCCGACGTCACTATTTCACGAAATAGGGCATTTCCAAGGCTATACCACGGAAATCAAGCCGTACCTGGAGAGGCTCTTCGATCCAAAGCACGTCAGTTATCGCCCCAGAAACGAAGTTGAGGAAGACCCAAGCTTCAAGCAACTCATTCCCTACTGCATCTTCCGTCATGCGGGGGAGATCTTTTATTACACGCGCGGCTCTGAATCTGGCGAAGGGCGGCTACACGCGAAACGCTCGATTGGAATCGGCGGACATATTTCTGCAGAAGATCAAAATTCTGGAAGCCATGTTTATCACGTTGCAATGCAGCGTGAAATCGAAGAGGAAGTCTATATGGAATCAGGGTTTACGCAAAAATGTGTAGCTCTGATTAATGATGATGAAAACGAGGTTGGAAAGGTCCATCTTGGGATTGTTCACATCTTTGACCTGGAAGCGGCAAAAGTTCGACCACGTGAAAAGTCGATCATACAGACAGGATTCGAAAAACCGGCACAACTGGCTAAGTCTTCAGAGGATTTTGAGACTTGGTCACAAATCTGTCTCGAATTCCTCAAGGACGAAAATAATTCATAGCGACTCGGATACGAATAGCCTCCTGGCCTCATATCGAGTCGCTCAAGCGAGTCGGATGCAGACAAAGGAGTCTCTGTCGTGAAGGTCATTAAAAGTTTGCTGGTCGCCGGGGTTCTGGCGAGTGTGGGGACATCCACAGTGAGTGTTCAGCAGGCATCTGCTCAAGATCAGGCTGCTGTCGGGGTGACAGAAGATCAGCTTGGGGAGCTCATCTCTGCTTTGGGGCTTGAGCCCGAGAAGAAGGTCTCGCGGTACGATTTCGCATTCCAGACGGTTGTCAATGACGAAGAGTGGGAACTCTCGATGTCTGCGATTTTGAGTAAGGATGGGTCAGGTGTGTGGCTGATGGCCTGGCTGGATCCGCTTCCTACAGTCTCGGCAGAAGTTCCCAAAACAGCCCTTCTTCGCCTGTTGGCCCAGAATGACGAGCTTGGGGGCGGGAAATTCTTCTCATATATCCCAGCCACGCGTCGTTTTGTTTTACAGCGAACAATTCCAAACGAAGAATTGACCTCGGCGAAGCTTCGGGTAAGCTTGCAGGACTTGGGAGCAAGCGTTGTGCAAACTTATCCAATCTGGTCGGTTTCTAACTGGAATCCAACAGGAATTCCAGCAGCTCCGACTGGTCGGAGTACGCAACCTGCCTCAACAGGTGCGACTCAATCTGCTGTGAACGAATCGAAGTTCGAGCAGCCAATACGTAAGTAAAAGTGCGTTCAGCGTAGTTTGGGCCGATTAGAAACGGCTGCTGAACACCACGATTCCGGGGGCGATACCCGGGTTGCAGCCGCGACTTCATCGGCAGGGTTTCCTGGTTCAGGAAGCTCTCTCGATGGAGTTGCGGCTCACCTTGTTGAACACCGAATGTTTTCTTATGTTTTGAACTTGATTCGCTTCGAAGAATCACACTGGTTCTCAGGGCCAGAAATGTTTATGCTGATGACCACAGATACTAGAATTCGAGTTTTTTAGCTCACAACTTACCAATTTTGTTCACTCTCATTTTTTAATTTGCGAGGGAACGTGAAGCGAACGATTGAAAGATCTGTCTTTCGTTCGTCAAAAAGGAGTGAAGGGCGTGTCGACAATTACCGACGAGAATCCGACAAAAACCACGCCCGGTGCTGCAAGAACATTGTTCACTCGCCGTACTAGTTCGTTACTTGGAATCCAGATAGCTGGATGTGGGTCGTATGTCCCTGAGATGGTCGTTACTAACGAGCAGCTCGATCAGGAATACGGCTGCGATCCGAATTGGATTGTGCAGCGGACCGGGATTCGTGAACGACGCCATTGCCCGCCTGAAATGGCCACGAGCGACATGTGTGTCGAGGCCTCCCGTAAGGCGATCCGCTCTTCCGGCGTTGATCCACAACAGATAGATCTCCTTGTTTGTGGGACATTTACGCCTGATTATCACTGCCCTTCGACGGCCTGCCTGGTGCAAGATAAGCTGGGGCTCGATTGTCCCGCGTTTGACACTGCGGCCGCCTGTGCTGGCTTCATGTACGCACTGGTGACGGCATCGCAGTTCGTTGCCACTGGGAATGCAAAATACGCCCTCGCAGTCGGAGGGGATCTGAACAGCCGTATCGTGAATCCGAAAGATCAACGGACGTACCCTCTCTTCGGTGATGGAGCAGGGGCTGTGCTCGTCACACGGGGAACACCACATCAGGGGCTGGTTTGCTATCAACTCGGCTCAGACGGCTCAGGTGGCCCGTTATTGGACCGACCAGCTGGCGGGACACATACGCCAATTACTCCAGAAGCGATTGTTGCAGGAGAGCAGTATCTCCGTATGGATGGTCGCAGCGTGTTTAAGTGGGCAGTCCGCATGCTGGCGGACACAATTGAGCTCGTTCTGGAGAAAAGCGGGATGAGTGTCCACGATATCTCGCAATTTGTTCTGCATCAGGCCAACGTTCGGATTATCAATGCGGCAGCTGATCAGCTTGGGATTCCTCAGGAGAAGCTGTTTGTGAATCTGGATCGCTATGGCAACACATCCGGCGGGTCCATTCCAATCGCACTGGATGAAGCTTTCCAGGAAGGAAAGATCCATCGGGGCGACGCCATTCTGATGTGCGGATTTGGCGGTGGATTGACATGGGGAACGGGCGTCTTCCGCTGGTAAGCTTGCGGGCTTTTCATCTCCGTCTCTGCTTCGCTGTATCGTGTTTTTTGAATTGACCCTCGCATTCTGCTTAGAGGCGAACAGCAATTTCTCTGGAAAGACGTGTTCTCTACATGCCGATGAAGATCGCTTCGGTGCTCTTGTTTTTTTAAGGGGCTGCCAGTGAAGCGGGACCCAAAGACTGTCTTGGGCTTGCATTATCGCATTTTTCAGTGTTCGTTCACGTCTCTTCGTGAGGATAGCTTCGCGACTTCCTGAATGGCTTCCTTCGGGGCCGGGAAAGGGAGGTCAGTTTGAGAAGTGGGGCGTTTTGATTTCTTGTAGGTCTGGGGCTTGTTTGAAGTTCTCTGATGGCACGAAAAAAACGCCGAAAGCTTTGGGGCTTTCGGCGTTTCTGTTTCACGTCACAGCGGGATCAGGTTCAGATCACGCGAACGTTCTCTGCACGTGGTCCTTTTGGGCCTTGTCCGACGTTGTACTCAACGCGTTGACCTTCGCGGAGGTCGTCGTAGCTAACCCCTTCTAGTGCTGAACTGTGGAAGAACATGTCTTTTCCAGTTCCATCTTCAATAAAGCCAAATCCTTTTGAGGTGATTCGCTTAATTGTTCCTTCTGCCATAACTCTCTTCCAGTACTCTCAAAATGGTGTGCTGTCATCTGTTCGTGAAACACTCACGTAGTCTTGACTGCAAAGGTTGTCGTAAAATCTTCTTTGTACACTTTGCAAAATGCGTCAGTGTTTTGGCTTGTGCCTGTGATTTGCGATTATGATTCACATTTCACTTTTGGCGGATAGCAAGTATTTGCAGAGCAAGTCTGCTGGGAGTGATTGAACGTGTTGACGAACCGTCTCAAACGGACTCAGATTCATCAGACGGATCCGCTTCGGCGTCTGGAGGCTCCGGAGGAATAACAAGTCCTCCAGCTTCTTTTCTCTCCATGCGGCGAGCACGCTTGGCTTCTGCTTTAGCGCGTTTCTCCGCTTCTCGTTGACGCTTGGCGAATGTGTTCTGATTTTTTGCGATGAGGTCTCTCCATTTAAACGGGATTCAGTTGAATTCACAAACCTATGAACCACGACTGATACTTCTAGTTGATCTCTGTCTGAAAGTCACGTGACTCGCATTGAGTGAGGCACTCGCGAGTGCCTCAAAGGCTACGGTGACATGGCATTTCAGTTTGAACAGAGACTCCAAGGCATTGTTGGAACCTTGGATGCAAAGTTGCGATTCCATGTGTTATTCGTTGGGTGAATTCAGGCGATTTCTGATTCTTTATTGTATCTAGTGGAAGGTTGAACCGCCAATCGATTCAGTTAAGAAGGTGTGTGTTTTGCCTTCGGACCCTTCTTGAATGGTTTTTTCTTTGAGTGGTATTTTCTTTTTGGTTTTCCGTCCGGCGTCGCTGCGGAGTCTGCCGATCGGCGTTTTGCTGGCCGGTTGTTAGATGAAGATTTTCCGCGTCGACGTGACGGAGAGCCACCTTGGCGTTCTCGTCGTTGAGGTGCGGGAAACTCTGGATCGACTGGAACTTTCTGGCCAATGAATTGCTCGATGACGTGTAGCAGGCGACGTTCTTCGCTGCTGCAGAATGAAATTGCAATTCCATCTGCTCCAGCGCGTCCGGTCCGTCCAATTCGGTGGACATAGGCTTCCGCTTCGAGCGGGATATCGTAGTTGATGACATGAGTGATGCCGTCGACGTCGATTCCCCGGGCTGCGACATCGGTTGCAACCAAGACTTTGACGTGCTTCCTTTTGAAGGCGTTCAGTGCACGTTGGCGAGCGTTCTGTGATTTGTTTCCATGGATTGATGTCGCTTTCACGTCACGGTCTTGCAACCGTTCAGTTACCATGTCAGCGGTTCGCTTTGTCTTTGTGAAGACAAGAGCTTGTTCGACATCGTCACCATTGAGGATCGTCTGCAGCATGTTCTGCTTTCGACCACGGTCCATGTGGAGGACTCGTTGCGCGATTTTTTCGACGTTTGTCTTTTCTGGAGTCACGTCGACAGTGGCCGGTTCAACAAGCAGGCTTTGCGAGAGTTCGATGATCTTGGGGGGGAGCGTTGCTGAGAAGAACAGTGACTGTCGCTTTTCAGGAAGCTCTCGGATGATTCGCTTTAAGTCTGGCAGGAATCCCATGTCCAGCATGCGATCCGCTTCATCCAGAACGAAGCATTCAAGTTGGTTCAGTTCAATGTGTCCCTGGTTCATCAGGTCGAGCAGGCGACCTGGTGTTGCGATCAGGATATGAGCTCCACGTTTGAGCTTCCGGACCTGGTCGCGTTGAGAGACTCCTCCGTAAACGAGGACGTGTCGCAATCGCAGGTGACGACCATAAGTCGCAATGCTATCGCCGATTTGGACAGCGAGTTCACGTGTGGGGGCGAGGATTAAAGCGTGTGGTCGTTTCGAAACAGCTTTTCGATTTGTGCGACCGAGTTGGTTCAGGATTGGCAGTGAAAAGGCTGCCGTTTTCCCTGTTCCTGTCTGGGCAGAGCCGAGAACGTCTCGTCCTTCAAGAGCAACCGGGATGGTTTGCGCTTGAATGGGGGTTGGTGTTTCGTAGTTTTCATCTGCCAGTGCACGTTGCAATGGAGCAATGAGATTCAGTTCCGCAAACGTCTTCAATTGAATTCCTTAGGTGGTTTGGTGCCAATCAGAAAATTTCTGAAATGTGTGGTTCCGCCAGTGTTTTGACAGGCCAGAGTCAGTTTTTCGGATCAGTCCTTCAGCAACGTCGCTGCTGATTGGTTTTATCGTGCTGCTGTTTGAAATCGACGTTTTGATTTGAAGTAATCCGTACTGATTTTCAATCAACAATTTTGGCACAAGGTCTTGGCAGACATTGTCCACGTGGGTCATCCAGAACGTCAGGCTGATTTCTCACACTGTTGATTCAAAGAGAGCAACACGAGGGGCCGAAACCAGGCTAAAGTTTCAAATGGCGGAACACAGTATTTTGCGTTTTGCATCGCATGAAGCACTTCGATGGAGTTGGTTATCGACAGTTGACAGACCAATTCGTCGGAGACTTGCGAAGATGCGTCAATAAAATTGACAACACCAAGTGGCAAACGCCGCGTTCCGGGGAATTCTGGACAAACAAGAAATTCACAGAATTCATTGCATCATTTGATGACGCTGGCGGCTTCCCAGAGCGGTTAACACAACCGATAGTTGGCAGCAGGATGTGCGGAAAAAAGACCGACACACAACAACGGGATGACAGGAGGTTCCAGCTCTTAGATCAAAAGTACCCGTTCGGCCGGAACAACGTTTTCATTTCACTGAAACCGTTACTCGCTTTTCTCCGACCGATTTGTCCCAGGAAAATTTCCTTGAACAGAAGGGAGTATATCTATGGGATAGGCATTCGCCAACCCACAATTTTAAGAAATATGAGGATGTGGAGCCTTTTTTCCGTTCACAGTCAATATCGGAACTTCTCGATTTACCGTCATGGTAGGTTTTTGAGTGGGGGGAGAAGGCTCACAGGTCCATTGGTCACCTGTTTCTTTTTGAGCAAGTTTTTCGTTGGGCGGTCGGCGGTGGGCAGCTGCGAGAATTGAATTGCTACACTCAGCAGGGACTTGAAGGTGATTCTGAAATCTTTTCTTATTTCGTGAAGTTCAGGTTGAGCAGGGCACGATCCGGACTGCTTAGCTCGATGTTGAATTCGTTTTCCAACGGAGATTTCAATCCGTGATTTCTTTTCGGGATGTGCAGCCTGAACAAATGTATTCAAGTCAACCTCGACAGACCTGCCCGGATTTGCGAAAGTCTGATATGACCAATCCGCGACATAAAGAGGAGACAGCTGTGATTCAGGATGATCAACAGCCAAAGAATTCTCAGAATTTGTGCCAGGACTCCTCGATGGGAATGGCTCTCGGAAATGCGTTCGCTGGTCCACAATCTTCTTTGTACTTGGGGATTGACCCCGGGTTGAATCGGACTGGCTATGCGCTGGTTCGCCGTTCAAGACAGCGTCCGATTTTGCTCGAAGGAGGAGTCATCTCATCGACGAAATCGAAAACGCTTGCAGAACGTGTTCACGAAATTGGTTCGGGAATTCGCGAGGTGCTGGCGGAGTTTTCACCGGGAGCCATTGCGATTGAGCAAGTCTTTTCGATGACTCGCAACCCGAAGACTGCTGTCTTAATGGCACATGCGCGTGGGGCGATCCTCTTCGCTGTTGCGGAAACTGGAATCCCTTTGGTCCATTATACTCCTCGACAAATCAAGAAATTGCTGACAGGAACCGGGACCGCCTCAAAGGAGCAGGTGCAGTTGGCAGTTCAGCGAGAATTGAAACTCAAAAGAGTCTTGGAGCCGAACGATGTCGCTGATGCGAGTGCAATTGCTCTTTGCCATTACTACAGTGCAAGAGTGAATTTGAACGAATCGCAACCCTGTCCTGTGATTTGAATATTTGATGTGCACGCTACTTCATCAACCTGGCATGCTTCTAACCCTTTATCGAAGACGAAATGTCTGATCGCCCTGCACCGAACGTTTTAATTCTCTGCAAAGACCTGATGTTCTCCAGCCAACTAAATGGAGCTGTTCAGCGAGCGGGGTTGGTTCCCCAAACTTGCCTCGGACAGATCACGCTCACTCAGGCTCTGTCTCAACACGAAATCCAATGGGTCATTATTGACTTGGAAACAGAGAAGCTAGACCTGGAAGCACTCAGGTCTGCAACGACCGGTAAATTGGTTGGCTTTGGACCGCATGTTCATACTGCGAAGCTCGGAGCCGCCCAAGAAGCGGGGTTCGACTTTGTCTTAAGCCGCGGACAAATCTCTCGAGGTCTCGATCAGCTACTCGGTTCTTAAAAACATTGGTGCCCCCGAAAAGATGTCTGTCTTAACGAACAGGCTCGAGCAGCTTTTGAAAACACTGCGACGTTCCGCCTCGTGGCGAAGAGTCTGCGAAGTATTGAACGCGGTCTTCGCGGGCACGAAAAACATCGAAGATGTCTCAGGCCTGTTTCGGCATTGTTCTGACGTTCCGCCTCGTGGCGAAGAGTCTGCGAAGTATTGAACGCGGTCTTCACGGGCACGAAAAGCATTGAAGATGTCTCAGGCCTGTTTCGGCATTGTTCTGACGTTCCGCCTCGTGGCGAAGAGTCTGCGAAGTATTGAACGCGGTCTTCACGGGCACGAAAAGCATTGAAGATGTCTCAGGCCTGTTTCGGCATTGTTCTGACGTTCCGCCTCGTGGCGAAGAGTCTGCGAAGTATTGAACATGGTCTTCACGGGCACGAAAAACATCGAAGATGTTTAGGGGGTGATGATTGGGAGTGTTTGACTTGTGGTTTGTGAGTTCGGCTTCGGTTGTTCGCTGGTTTTGCCTTCGCGGAGTTCTTTTGCGGTTCCGCCGTGGACTCTCCGGTTGAAGACGTCTGGGTCGAACGGGTCGGGCTGGCTTTGATTGAGGAGATCTTGCAGGCGGATGCTTTCTCGCCGAGGAGTCGTTGTCGTTGTCTGGGTTGCGGTGGGCTCTGTTGCGGTGGACTCTTGTGAGTCCATCTCTGCGCTTGCCTGTTGGATCACTTCTTGTTGTGAGCCAGGTTCTTCAGCGTTTGCGATTGTGTTGGACTTGGAAGAACCGGTGAGGTCGCGAGCGACGCTTGTCACCCAATCTTTCAAGACTTGATGCTGATCATTCCCATGTGGTCCGAGAAAGATTCTTTGGTGATGCGTGTCGACCGCGATAGCCTTTGTTAAAAAGGGGCTTCTTTCGGGGGACTTCAAATCAATTTGTTGCAACACATTCTCGAGGTTGCTTTGGCTTTGAAGTCGATTCCCCAATGAACCTTGGCGAATAGCTTCCAGGTGAAATTCATTTTTGGCAGCCTGTCCGTGGCAGTAGGCGTTTCCGCATTTGTTGTGAATCAGTGGTTGGATGTGTCGGATGTATTTCTGGTGAGTCTCTCGGCTTAGCCCTGCAGATGTTCGCTCTCGGGGGCGTAGGAATCCATCCATCGTCATGGCTGGCCCGGATGGGAGTTGAACCTGCTTTTTGACCGGATTCAATTTCTCTTCGATTTTCACCATCAGCGCTCGCGACTCAGGGCGAAGCGGTTCCAGTTTAAGAGCTTTGGAAACTTCTGTTCTCGCCTGACCGACCAAGTCGTTTGTGAGGCACCACTCAGCGAGGACGAGGTGGTCATCGGTTTTGGGGTTGGGTGTCCGATCTCTCAGTGCGATATATGCTTCGTTGAGTGTTCGGGCAGTGACGTAGACTTTGCCAAACGGCACGATTCCATAGGTTCCGTTGTTGTCGATTCGGTATCCCCCAGCGACGTTGCTGATACGTCCAGAGAAGACACGACCGTCTTCCAGCACAATCACTCCATCGGTGAAGTCCAGGCGAGGGGATCCCGGGGTTTGATTCGTGTTGAGGGGCTGGATTTGTCCGGGAACTTGAGGCTGCACCGCTTCCTGAGCCTGCGAGAAAGCCGAAAGGCAGCAGAGTACAGAGAAGGTCATCAGGCGAAATTGCCTCGTCCGACTATTCATTTCGTCACTCCCTGACGTGAAAATATCCAGTGGCTGACAGAGCAGTTTGCTCTATCGTGTGCCCGTGAAGAATGCATCTCTCCAGTGAGTATGCTGTTCGCCACGAGGCAAATCCTGCAAGCCAATTCGAAAGATGCTCTAGTCTCTTGGAGAGTGGAGCAGAGAGTCAAGATCGGTTCTCCGAATGTCTCGACTGGCAAGAGCAGGGAGGGGGTGAGTCGTTGCTGAGCGGTCCGTGAGCGGCATAACCGGACCTTTCGAGGGAAGAGAACTCCTGATATTGGTGAATCGAAATGTGCATTTTGTCGGGAAGTTGCTAGATTGACTGGACTTGCGGAACGGACTTTTGATTCGATGTTGGCTTGTCGACGAGCGCCATTGAAGCAATTCAACCTGTTGTTTTCGTTTGTTTTTGCTGTTCCGAAAGCCAATGCTGGAGCGAATTGATGCCGAAGATCCGTTGCAAAAGTTGTGAAGCGACATTGAATGTTCCCGAGAAAGCTCTCGGCAAAACAATCAAATGCCCTAAGTGCAGCAACAAAATAAAGGTTCCGAGTGGCGGGAGTGGCGGAGCATCTCCTCAGCAACAACGAAGAAAGAAGAAGCCAGTCAAGTCGGCGGCTGCAGATGACCCGTTCGGTTTGGGGAATCTTGATGATTATGATCTGGAAGACAAAGACGAGCAGATCTGCCCTTACTGTGCGAAGGACATCGATGAAGATGACGTGATTTGCCAGAGTTGCGGGATGAACCTCGAAACCGGGCAGATGGATCGTCGTGAAAAGAAAAAGCGGTCCCGCAAAGGTCCTGACCCTTCCAAGTTTTTCGCTGCGGCATTTCCGGAATCGTGGAAGTTCGTGCTCAGTGAACCAAGAATGGCGGTCCGGGTGGGAACCGGCTTCACGTTCTTTACAACATTAGCCCTCATGTGCGGCTACATGGGGTTTGTTTATGTCCAGGAGCAAATGCCACCCAAAGTCTTCTGGATTATGTTGTCTTTGCTTTGCGGTCTCTCAGTGCCAGGCTTGATGTGGTATCTGACATTGAAAATTGTTGACTCGACCCGACGCAACGATAAATTTCAGTCCGATCGAATTCAGTTTGATCTGTTTACTTCTATTGCAGCTGGGGTTCGTGCGTTCTTCTGGCCGCTGATTCTGATCCCCGGAGCGCCTGTGATACTCGCTGGAGGGGTTGTCTATAGCTTGTTGTTTTCCGGTGATCTGAGCAATCCAGCCTTTCTGATCGTCGGTGGCGGGCTGTTAGGGTTTGCACTCTTTTTGCTGCCGATGGCCATGGTCCACATGACCGCGAGATACACTTATAAAGGCTGGATTCTCTGGGAGCTCTTGCAGATTCTCTTCCAAAATTTGGTCGGGATTATCTACATGCACCTCGTCGCCTTTGTAGCCCTCATTCCCGCGTTGCTGGTGGCTGTCCCGATCCTGCTGGTGATCAAGGGAGATGGTGGGTTCGAATCGATGAACCCCTTCGGAAGCGGTGTCGTTAACGGGATTACCGCAGGGATTACAACCTGGTTCCTGAACATTGTTGGTATGAATCCAGACCCGGAAGGGGGAATGTTCACAATTATCCGGGCGATGCTTAACATCGCAGCGGCGTTTATTGTCATCGCTCCGATCGGCTATCTCTCAGCCTTCCCTGCCATTTTCGTAATGAAAGCGTGCGGGCTGTTTGGGTACTACCACAGCTCAACGCTGGGGCTGGTTGACCAGAAACGTGAGTACGAAATCGCCACATTCTGGGTCCGCTACCTGGGGCATATTATTGACAACTTATGTGCACCTCTCGCGGTGTTTTTAGTCAGTTCGAATGCCAAACTCTCTAAGGTCGCCTGGGTCTTTACCGGTTTCCTTGTGCTTTCATTTATCTTTGCGAAGGTCGCGTTTCCAGGGATGTTTGTGTTGTGGCTAATCTATAGCAATTGGATGTACTGGGTTGTTCAGGAAGCCTCTGAGATTCGCACGACACTCGGAAAGGATGCTTTTGGTTTGATTGTGATTACAGAAGACAACAAGCAATTAACGATGAAGCAAGCGACAATGAAGTGGTTCCTCCGGAATGTCTCGGATAATTTGGCGGGCATCCCATTCCTTTTCGCAGCCATCCCCCCCAAGAAACAAGCTCTGCACGACATGGCTACGAAAACCAAAGTCGTCTGGAAAGGGGATCGATAGATCAGCCGGGAATCGTCGATCTTTATTGCCAGTTGAAAGATTGCTTAAGGAGCATCAACGGGCCAGCGCCACCTTCCGCGTCACTGTTTCCAAAATGATCTTCCAATTTGGACAGGGCGGGCTGGCCAAGTCCGTTTTTGTGACCGACTGGTGTTAATACAGTCATGAAGATGATGACGTTTCAAGAATGGCTGGCGATGCGGTAAGGGTTGTGGCTCAACGACGACAGGGCCGTGGAAGGTCTGTCGAAGTTGACGCAGCCTAAACCGAAGAAATCGCCCCAACGCAAGCCCATCACGCAGGCCGTGAAGCCGGCAAAGCCGCAGGTGCGTCCCGTGCTGCCGAAGTTTTCAACTGCACCAACGAAAAACGGACGACCATGATGGTCGCCCGCTT from Thalassoglobus polymorphus includes the following:
- the trpC gene encoding indole-3-glycerol phosphate synthase TrpC, whose protein sequence is MANVLDKIVEYKRGEIAAAKLRRSVADIQAEIVDAPQVRSFTEALKLHHPMGLIAEVKRASPSAGLIREDFDPVEIARIYEQNGAACISVLTDEHFFQGSLDYLEEVRKQAGIPVLRKDFILDPYQVYEARAAGADAILLIAECLDDRELLELYTLAVDLQMEALVEVYEPANVERVLQLNPPLVGVNNRNLQTFETDLNHTISLRKQIPDHILLVGESGIHTRADVLRLQGGGAHAILVGESLMRSEDIGSRVRDILGASSTSEKED
- a CDS encoding phosphoesterase; translated protein: MTTESTTVEHVLVVPTSLFHEIGHFQGYTTEIKPYLERLFDPKHVSYRPRNEVEEDPSFKQLIPYCIFRHAGEIFYYTRGSESGEGRLHAKRSIGIGGHISAEDQNSGSHVYHVAMQREIEEEVYMESGFTQKCVALINDDENEVGKVHLGIVHIFDLEAAKVRPREKSIIQTGFEKPAQLAKSSEDFETWSQICLEFLKDENNS
- a CDS encoding type III secretion system chaperone, giving the protein MKVIKSLLVAGVLASVGTSTVSVQQASAQDQAAVGVTEDQLGELISALGLEPEKKVSRYDFAFQTVVNDEEWELSMSAILSKDGSGVWLMAWLDPLPTVSAEVPKTALLRLLAQNDELGGGKFFSYIPATRRFVLQRTIPNEELTSAKLRVSLQDLGASVVQTYPIWSVSNWNPTGIPAAPTGRSTQPASTGATQSAVNESKFEQPIRK
- a CDS encoding 3-oxoacyl-ACP synthase III family protein, yielding MSTITDENPTKTTPGAARTLFTRRTSSLLGIQIAGCGSYVPEMVVTNEQLDQEYGCDPNWIVQRTGIRERRHCPPEMATSDMCVEASRKAIRSSGVDPQQIDLLVCGTFTPDYHCPSTACLVQDKLGLDCPAFDTAAACAGFMYALVTASQFVATGNAKYALAVGGDLNSRIVNPKDQRTYPLFGDGAGAVLVTRGTPHQGLVCYQLGSDGSGGPLLDRPAGGTHTPITPEAIVAGEQYLRMDGRSVFKWAVRMLADTIELVLEKSGMSVHDISQFVLHQANVRIINAAADQLGIPQEKLFVNLDRYGNTSGGSIPIALDEAFQEGKIHRGDAILMCGFGGGLTWGTGVFRW
- a CDS encoding cold-shock protein is translated as MAEGTIKRITSKGFGFIEDGTGKDMFFHSSALEGVSYDDLREGQRVEYNVGQGPKGPRAENVRVI
- a CDS encoding DEAD/DEAH box helicase, which produces MKTFAELNLIAPLQRALADENYETPTPIQAQTIPVALEGRDVLGSAQTGTGKTAAFSLPILNQLGRTNRKAVSKRPHALILAPTRELAVQIGDSIATYGRHLRLRHVLVYGGVSQRDQVRKLKRGAHILIATPGRLLDLMNQGHIELNQLECFVLDEADRMLDMGFLPDLKRIIRELPEKRQSLFFSATLPPKIIELSQSLLVEPATVDVTPEKTNVEKIAQRVLHMDRGRKQNMLQTILNGDDVEQALVFTKTKRTADMVTERLQDRDVKATSIHGNKSQNARQRALNAFKRKHVKVLVATDVAARGIDVDGITHVINYDIPLEAEAYVHRIGRTGRAGADGIAISFCSSEERRLLHVIEQFIGQKVPVDPEFPAPQRRERQGGSPSRRRGKSSSNNRPAKRRSADSAATPDGKPKRKYHSKKKPFKKGPKAKHTPS
- the ruvC gene encoding crossover junction endodeoxyribonuclease RuvC, giving the protein MTNPRHKEETAVIQDDQQPKNSQNLCQDSSMGMALGNAFAGPQSSLYLGIDPGLNRTGYALVRRSRQRPILLEGGVISSTKSKTLAERVHEIGSGIREVLAEFSPGAIAIEQVFSMTRNPKTAVLMAHARGAILFAVAETGIPLVHYTPRQIKKLLTGTGTASKEQVQLAVQRELKLKRVLEPNDVADASAIALCHYYSARVNLNESQPCPVI